The DNA segment AGCGTGACTTTTTTCTGCGTGAACAACTCCGCGCCATTCAGCGCGAATTGGGCGAGAGCGATCCCAATTCCAACGAAGTCAAAGCGCTGCGCGAAAAGATCGAGAAAACACCGCTCTCGGAGGAAGCCCGCAAAGTGGCGACCCAGGAATTGGAACGGTTGCAGCAGATGCAACCCGCCGCGGCGGAATACCCGGTGGCGCGCAACTATCTCGATTGGATTCTCGGCCTGCCGTGGGGACAATCCACCGCCGATAAAATTGACCTGAAAGCGGCGGAAAAAATTCTGAACCAGCAGCATTACGGTTTGGGCAAGGTCAAGGACCGTCTGCTGGAATTCCTCGCGGTCATCAAACGCAAACAGGTGATCAAGGGTCCGATCCTCTGTCTGGTCGGTCCGCCCGGGGTGGGCAAAACTTCCCTTGGCAAAAGCATCGCCGATGCGTTGGGACGCAAGTTCGCGCGCATTGCGCTGGGAGGCATCCGGGACGAAGCGGAGATTCGCGGGCATCGGCGCACTTACGTCGGGGCGATGCCGGGACGCATCATCCAAACTTTACGTCGCGTCGAAAGCAACAATCCGGTCATCCTGTTGGACGAGTTGGATAAAATTGGATCGGACTTCCGCGGAGATCCCGCTGCCGCCTTGCTGGAAGTGCTGGACCCCGCCCAAAACAACACCTTTACTGATCACTATCTGGATCTGCCGTACGATTTATCGCGCGTGCTGTTCATTGCCACCGCCAACTGGCTCGATCCGATCCACGCCGCTTTGCGCGATCGCCTGGAGGTCATCGAACTGCCCAGTTACACGGAGTCCGAGAAGTTGCAAATTGCCAAACGCTTTCTCGTGCCGCGCCAACTCGAAGAGCACGGCCTGAGTAAAAAGGAATTGGTGTTGCCGGACGCCACGTTGCGTTGTTTGATTCGCGAATACACGCGGGAAGCGGGCGTGCGCCAGTTGGAACGTCAGATTGCGGCGTTGTCGCGAAAGGCCGCGCGCAAATTGATCAGCGTCAACAGTCAGACGCCCTCCATCAAACTCGAACCGTCCGCGTTAAAAGCGGAATTGGGACACGCGCCGTTCATTTCCGAAACGGCGGAAAAAATCAAGGAGTTCGGCATCGCCACGGGACTGGCGTGGACGCCGGTGGGAGGCGAGGTGCTGTTCATCGAAGTCTCGCGCATGCCGGGCAAGGGTAGTTTCCTGCTCACCGGCTCACTCGGCGAAGTGATGAAGGAAAGCGCGCAAACGGCGTTCAGTTATCTGCGCAGCCAGGCGGAAAGTCTCGGGTTAGATTTCAAGGATGCGTCCAAGTTTGATTTTCACATTCACGTTCCAGCGGGGGCGACACCCAAAGACGGTCCGAGCGCGGGCGTTACGATTGTGGCCGCACTGGTTTCGCTGCTCGCGCAGCGGCGCGTGCGTTCGGACACCGCCATGACCGGTGAAATCAGTCTGCGCGGCCGCGTGTTGCGCATTGGCGGGGTGAAGGAGAAAGTATTGGCGGCGGTGCGGTTCGGGGTGAAGCACGTCATTCTTCCCGCCGGCAACAAACCCGATTGGGAGGAAGTTCCCGCTGAAGTGCGGCATAAACTCAAAGTTCATTTTGTGACTCGCATCTCCGAAGTGATCAACATCGCGTTGGCCAAAAAATGAAAACAGCCGTGGCGAGCACACAGCGATACCCTGTCCAGGCGAATGAAATTTTGAGTCCCGTTCGCGCGTGGCCGGGGCACTGGATCACTCGCCAGGCCTCGGCGCGATACGGGGGCTTGTTGCTGCTGGCGATGCAGCTCCTGGGTGTCCCCGCGTCCAACGCCCAGACCTCTGGCCAGGTTCTCTATGATCCATCCAAAGCCATCGAACTGGGGCGCGAACTGGTGACGCAATTACGGACCGCGATGCCCGAGCGGGAATTCACCAACACCGGGTCGCTCTACATCAAAGCGCGCCGCCAACCTTTGGTGAAAATCGCTTACACCTGCCGGGTCGTTGTCACGCCAACGAACTGGATCAGTTATTACTCCGCCCGGAGCGGCAGCACCAATTTGCCCGGGTTCTCCGTTGAGCACCGGCCCCATCAGCCGAGTCTTTATCGTGACGATGCGGGCGCGTTGCTTTCTGGAAGTCAACTGGACGTCCCCTTTGCCGGGTCGGATTTCTGGCTGTCGGACCTTGGCCTGGAATTCCTGCACTGGCCGGAGCAGCGGGTGAGCCGCTGGGAAATGGCGCGCAGCATTGGGTGCAAGGTTTTGGAGAGCAAAAATCCGGCGGCGTCTTCCTCCGGCTATTCGCGCGTGGTTACCTGGATTCAAGATGACGCGAACGGGATCGTGCAAGCCGAAGCGTACGACGCGCGCGGCAAGCTGCTGAAGGAATTTCGCCCCACCGAACTGGAAAAAATCAACGGGCAGCATGAGCTGAAGGAAATGATGATTGAGAATGTCCAATCCGGCTCAAAAACCCGTCTGGAATTCGAGCTTTAACCGCGAGCATCCTTCCTTCCCAGGTCCCGTCGCGACCGGGCAACCATATTCGCCGGACCTATCCCCAAGAAGGTGCGGCGATCACATACAGGTGCGCAAATGGTTCGGGTTGCTGACAAGTGGTAACGCGCCAACTGTTCTCAGGCGGTGAGGTGGCGGTTGATGCTCACCGTGCCACGCGTGCGGCGTAAAACCTCTTGCGGCGACGGTGGGGCGGGCGATTGCCAGGTACCCGTAAGCGGCGAGACGGTGGAAAGCGGGAAGCGACTTCGTAACTGGCTGCGCCTGAAATTCAGGCGCAGCCAGTATTAATCGAGTTCGGATTTACAGCCGTTTTTCACTGGCCGTCAATTCGTTCCGGTACGCCCGTTCCTATCTACGGGCCCGGAAGAATTTAGCACCGCCACTCGTAGGCACAGTGTATGGTGAAGAGGCGCCCACCACGTCCGCATAACCGCCATTCGCCGTGGTTGAGCTTTGCAACGTGCCCGTGTAAGTGATCACCACATCCGCACCAACTTTCCCGATGGAGAGCGTGGGCGGAAGTGGTGCGGTCACTTCGCGATAGGCCATGAGCGAGCCAGACGCACTGGCGTCATGAATGAGCGTGCGCGTAATGGCGTCCATGGCGAGGGAGTCCGAGGTGACGGTGGCCCATTCGAAGCCGGCCCCGCCGCCGCCCTGCTCATAAAGCACATGGATCGGATAGAGGCCGCTTTGAGGCACCGCAAAGCTGAAGTCCACCCAGCTCATGCCTTTGCCATAGTCCGCGATGCCGAGTTCCAGGTTGGCATCCCGACCGAGCGTGGCCACCAAACCGGATTTTGCCCAGATGTCCTGCTCTTCACCGCCGAATCCATTAACGCAAACTACTGGAATGGTGATGGGCGTGCTGGGCGTGTTGCCGCCCAAGACATAAGGCAGACCCCACTGCGCGTCATTGATGATGATGCAGCCAATCGCACCCATGGCTTGCGCTTGAGTCACGTAATCACGGTCCAAGCATTCGCTATTGTTGATTGCGGCGATCTTGCCGGTGAGGTCGGTGGCGGGTAGTGGGCAACCGGCGCTCGAGTCAAAGTAGGCTACCGGCCCCGAAATGGGCACAACCGGCATGGCGGCCCCAAAGGAACTGTTGCCCGTCCAGGTGACGACGGCGGCGACATCGCGATCAATGCCTGGACCGTTGACGTGGAGAACTTGACGGGTGATTCCAGTGCCTTGGGTCACGCGGAAGCCATCATCGCTGTTGATGCTCATGCGGTAGTAACCAGCGTTCAAAGGCAACCAGCCTTCAATCCAAGCCGCAAAGTTATCCGTTCTACCCGTTGCGCCGGGAATTCCTGGCAACTGATGGTCGGAAGCAAAATCACCGGGCGAGCCGCTGCTGTTGAAGTCCATGACGTCAGCGTAGAACCATTTGTTGCCTTCATCCGCCGGGATTCCGGAATACCAGCCTTCCACATCGGCGGTATTCGTGCCGTAGTAGGGGAAGAAGAGGCCGCCGATCAGCGCATCCATGGCATCCATCTGGTTGGGCAGACCGTCTCCTTCACCGGGTCTGGCCAGATCTGGATCCATTTGGGCCACGGTAATGGTAAAGCCCGGTTTACCAGTGTCACCTGCTGAAAGCGGCACACTGAGTCCGGGATTAAGCGTTGTATAAGGGGCCACGGCGAAACTCCAATTATTGGAATGAGCCGCGCCGGCAGCGTCGCTCCAGATCAAGGTGGCCGTGCGCGTCCCGGCCAGCATGAGGTTCGCGAAGGTGAAATTGGCTGCAACCGTGGTAACGCCGCCAACTTTGGTGCTGATTGGATTCACGGAAACACCATCCACCAACAACTGGATGCTGCCTTGATTTACCAGGCTGGCGCCGTCCGTGATCTGAGCCACAAGTTTATCCGCACGACAGCCCGTCGCCCCCGCAAACGGATAGAAGTGCGAAACGTAGGCCGGCAGCGTCGGCCCGATATAATACGCGGCGATGCCCGAGGTGTTGGTTGGGCTTGGATCATTGATGAGGTATTTTACTCCATTCTTGATCGTGAACCATTCCAGGTTGGCTCCGTTACCCGTACCTTCGCCGTTGCCATTTTCCCATACCAGGCGCACGGGATAGATGCCGGCGTTGGTGACGGCTATGGTGAAGGACACGTCACTCGCGCCTTTGCCGCCGTTGTACAGCCCGAGCCGATTGGCAAAGCGGTCACTGGGATTCTTACCTTCGGATACCAGGAATCCATCATCGCTGTTTACCACCATGGTATAAACGTCGGCCGTATCGAATTTAAGGAATGTGAGCAGTTCAATCGCAGTACTGCCGGTCAGTCCGTTCGCGCCCGGAAGACCTGGGAAGTGCGCGTCGGGATAGCCGTTCCCGGTGTTGAAGCTGCCCGCATCACTTAAGCCATCACTGGCTGGAAAGACATTGAAGTTAACTAGGCCATTGA comes from the Verrucomicrobiia bacterium genome and includes:
- the lon gene encoding endopeptidase La is translated as MSPPGTSEEASRISSRSLPETLPILGLSDIVIFPGAIAPLLVETGPSIQLIDEVVAGNRLMGAVLQKRADVADPAPEDLYDVGCVVRLAKMVKFPDNTVRVLVEGLWRIGIKEYTSTAPYLRAKFGLIHEQRDESIEVSAMMRTAQTQFQEIIKLSPALSEQIKVAAANIEDPAHFTDLIAANLNLSLEDRQMLLQTASVKERLTKLLPMLNREHEVLTLSSKIQTDVASSIAKTQRDFFLREQLRAIQRELGESDPNSNEVKALREKIEKTPLSEEARKVATQELERLQQMQPAAAEYPVARNYLDWILGLPWGQSTADKIDLKAAEKILNQQHYGLGKVKDRLLEFLAVIKRKQVIKGPILCLVGPPGVGKTSLGKSIADALGRKFARIALGGIRDEAEIRGHRRTYVGAMPGRIIQTLRRVESNNPVILLDELDKIGSDFRGDPAAALLEVLDPAQNNTFTDHYLDLPYDLSRVLFIATANWLDPIHAALRDRLEVIELPSYTESEKLQIAKRFLVPRQLEEHGLSKKELVLPDATLRCLIREYTREAGVRQLERQIAALSRKAARKLISVNSQTPSIKLEPSALKAELGHAPFISETAEKIKEFGIATGLAWTPVGGEVLFIEVSRMPGKGSFLLTGSLGEVMKESAQTAFSYLRSQAESLGLDFKDASKFDFHIHVPAGATPKDGPSAGVTIVAALVSLLAQRRVRSDTAMTGEISLRGRVLRIGGVKEKVLAAVRFGVKHVILPAGNKPDWEEVPAEVRHKLKVHFVTRISEVINIALAKK
- a CDS encoding outer membrane lipoprotein-sorting protein translates to MSPVRAWPGHWITRQASARYGGLLLLAMQLLGVPASNAQTSGQVLYDPSKAIELGRELVTQLRTAMPEREFTNTGSLYIKARRQPLVKIAYTCRVVVTPTNWISYYSARSGSTNLPGFSVEHRPHQPSLYRDDAGALLSGSQLDVPFAGSDFWLSDLGLEFLHWPEQRVSRWEMARSIGCKVLESKNPAASSSGYSRVVTWIQDDANGIVQAEAYDARGKLLKEFRPTELEKINGQHELKEMMIENVQSGSKTRLEFEL